The Virgibacillus dokdonensis genome includes a window with the following:
- the ptsG gene encoding glucose-specific PTS transporter subunit IIBC produces the protein MFKKAFGVLQKVGKALMLPVALLPAAGLLLGFGNAAQQETMLGYLPFLKADWIQLVATVMEDAGGIIFSNLALIFAIGVAIGLASDGAAGLAALVGYLVLNQVMGSWIDVTPEMIESDPGFASVLGIPTLQTGVFGGIIVGLIAAFCYNRYHNIEMPAFLGFFAGKRFVPIVTAAFSFLAGIALLFVWPPVQDAMNSASYWLIEEGTYLAVFFFGFVKRLLIPFGLHHIFHAPFWYEFGSYTTVAGDLVRGDMTIFFAQLKDGVEITAGNFMVGEFPVMMFGLPAAALAMYHTARPEKKKIVAGLLGSAALTSFLTGITEPLEFSFMFVSPLLFLLHAVLDGLSFVLMTFFSVNVGYTFSGGAIDFVLFGILPNKEPWWITILLGLAFAVIYYVIFRFFIQKFNLMTPGREKVEEEEESNSGQTGELAYDVLEAMGGQENIAHLDACITRLRVSVNSIKNVDKERLKKLGASGVLEVGDNIQAIFGPRSETIKGQMQDIMSGKTPRPVETDQEEEVQQQIEEVTPEAIQNEAETEAIVSPMKGDLLPITEVPDQVFSGKMMGDGFAIVPEDGLVVSPVNGKVVNVFPTKHAIGLQSDGGKEILIHVGIDTVNLKGDGFEMLIEEGDKVEAGQPLLKADLSFIQSKGMPVITPIVFTNLKEGQQVSLEKSGKVESKEENIITL, from the coding sequence GCCGGTGGAATTATTTTTAGTAACTTGGCGCTTATCTTTGCGATTGGTGTAGCAATCGGTTTAGCGAGTGATGGAGCAGCTGGTTTAGCAGCTCTTGTAGGTTATTTAGTCTTAAACCAAGTGATGGGTTCTTGGATCGATGTTACCCCAGAAATGATCGAATCAGACCCTGGATTTGCTTCTGTATTAGGGATTCCTACGTTACAAACAGGCGTGTTTGGAGGTATCATTGTAGGTTTGATTGCCGCGTTTTGTTATAATCGCTATCACAATATTGAAATGCCCGCTTTTCTTGGTTTCTTTGCTGGAAAGCGATTTGTACCAATTGTTACGGCCGCGTTCTCATTTCTTGCAGGTATTGCGCTATTATTTGTTTGGCCACCTGTGCAAGATGCGATGAATAGTGCATCCTATTGGTTAATTGAGGAAGGAACATATTTAGCTGTTTTCTTCTTTGGATTTGTAAAAAGATTACTTATTCCATTTGGATTGCACCATATTTTCCATGCACCGTTTTGGTATGAATTTGGTTCGTATACTACCGTAGCAGGTGATTTAGTTCGTGGAGATATGACTATTTTCTTTGCCCAGTTAAAAGATGGGGTAGAAATTACAGCTGGTAACTTTATGGTAGGGGAATTTCCAGTTATGATGTTCGGTTTACCAGCAGCAGCATTAGCTATGTATCACACAGCACGACCAGAAAAGAAAAAGATAGTTGCTGGTTTGTTAGGTTCTGCAGCATTAACATCCTTTTTAACAGGGATTACAGAGCCGCTCGAATTTTCATTTATGTTTGTTTCGCCGCTATTATTTCTCTTACATGCGGTTTTAGATGGACTTTCATTCGTACTAATGACGTTCTTTAGTGTTAATGTCGGCTATACATTCTCCGGTGGTGCGATTGACTTTGTATTATTTGGAATTTTACCGAATAAGGAACCGTGGTGGATCACCATCCTATTAGGATTAGCATTTGCTGTTATTTACTACGTCATTTTCCGCTTTTTCATTCAGAAGTTTAACTTAATGACTCCAGGTAGGGAGAAAGTAGAAGAGGAAGAGGAAAGTAATAGTGGACAAACTGGTGAGCTTGCTTATGATGTATTAGAAGCAATGGGTGGTCAAGAAAATATTGCGCATTTAGATGCATGCATTACACGTTTACGCGTATCCGTTAATTCAATTAAAAATGTCGATAAAGAAAGATTGAAGAAGCTAGGGGCTTCAGGTGTATTGGAAGTTGGCGACAACATCCAAGCCATTTTTGGTCCACGTTCCGAAACGATTAAAGGACAAATGCAAGATATTATGTCTGGTAAAACACCACGTCCTGTGGAAACAGATCAAGAAGAAGAAGTTCAGCAACAGATTGAAGAAGTCACCCCAGAGGCAATACAAAATGAAGCTGAAACAGAAGCAATTGTTTCACCAATGAAAGGGGATCTATTGCCAATTACAGAAGTTCCTGATCAAGTATTTTCTGGAAAAATGATGGGTGATGGTTTTGCAATTGTACCAGAAGACGGACTAGTTGTTTCGCCTGTAAATGGGAAAGTGGTAAATGTTTTCCCAACTAAACACGCCATTGGTTTACAGTCAGATGGTGGAAAAGAAATTCTTATTCATGTTGGTATTGATACGGTTAATTTAAAAGGAGACGGCTTTGAAATGCTCATTGAAGAAGGAGATAAAGTCGAAGCAGGACAACCACTGCTTAAAGCAGATCTGTCCTTTATTCAAAGTAAAGGAATGCCGGTTATCACACCGATTGTATTTACCAACCTCAAAGAGGGACAACAAGTATCACTTGAGAAGAGTGGAAAAGTAGAAAGTAAAGAAGAAAACATTATTACATTGTAA
- a CDS encoding hypothetical protein (catalyzes the fromation of N-acetyl-D-glucosamine and N-acetyl-D-glucosamine-6-phosphate from diacetylchitobiose-6-phosphate): MTTLNIAILGGGSTSTPQLISQFIQHEEALPIKKIYLVDILAGRERLSIIASFVRRMIEQENSNIEIIETLNRREALKQADFIINQIRVGGLDMRQADETLCLEYGIIAEEASGPVGFMNALRTIPIMLDICEDIEELAPDAWLLNLTNPCSIITEAIDKHTNVKVIGINDGPMAFRNQFAKAYGVVKNDISMQLIGTSQLLWVTDLYVRGKSKITDAILYKKLHSRRQRQDITVDAYFLQTYGVIGCEYQPYYYQADQILAKQLDVFKQGVLPSDFELEERKQLLSLYEHAKTATLPNGVGDRRGAAALEGVLEVIQTIHYDLKRILPVNIRNNGAVEGLRNDACVQVNSVVERHGITPIQVPEILPHVHGLLQYMKAYESLTVEAGISKNIGVAIQAMTMHPFVPSAEIAHKLLQDMFIVNEAYVQPVIY; encoded by the coding sequence ATGACCACCTTGAATATTGCTATTCTTGGAGGAGGTTCAACATCTACGCCACAGTTAATAAGTCAATTTATCCAACACGAGGAAGCATTACCTATAAAAAAGATATACCTTGTTGATATTTTAGCAGGGAGAGAACGTTTATCTATCATTGCATCTTTCGTTAGACGTATGATAGAACAGGAAAATAGTAACATAGAAATAATTGAAACGCTCAATAGGCGAGAGGCATTGAAGCAGGCTGATTTTATTATTAATCAAATCAGAGTAGGTGGCTTGGATATGCGTCAAGCAGATGAAACGTTATGTTTAGAGTATGGTATCATAGCAGAGGAAGCTTCAGGTCCGGTTGGATTTATGAATGCTTTAAGAACGATACCTATTATGCTTGATATTTGTGAAGATATTGAAGAATTAGCACCAGATGCTTGGTTACTTAATTTGACGAATCCTTGCAGTATAATCACAGAAGCGATAGATAAGCATACGAATGTGAAAGTTATTGGTATCAATGATGGGCCAATGGCTTTTCGTAATCAATTTGCAAAGGCGTACGGTGTTGTCAAGAATGATATAAGTATGCAACTAATAGGGACAAGTCAATTGTTATGGGTTACGGATTTATATGTTCGTGGAAAATCAAAAATAACAGATGCCATACTTTATAAAAAGTTGCATAGTAGAAGGCAACGACAAGATATTACTGTTGATGCATATTTTTTACAAACATATGGCGTCATTGGTTGCGAATATCAGCCTTATTATTATCAGGCTGACCAAATTTTAGCAAAGCAATTAGATGTGTTTAAACAAGGTGTGCTTCCATCTGATTTTGAACTGGAAGAACGCAAGCAATTATTATCTCTATATGAACATGCAAAAACAGCTACGTTACCAAATGGAGTGGGAGATAGGCGAGGTGCAGCAGCTTTAGAAGGGGTGCTCGAGGTTATCCAAACAATCCATTATGATTTAAAGCGCATTTTACCAGTAAATATTAGAAATAATGGAGCAGTAGAAGGCTTACGGAACGATGCTTGTGTCCAGGTAAATAGTGTAGTAGAAAGACATGGGATTACACCAATCCAAGTACCTGAAATCTTACCGCATGTTCACGGATTATTACAATATATGAAAGCTTATGAATCACTGACTGTGGAAGCAGGAATATCCAAAAACATCGGGGTAGCCATTCAGGCGATGACCATGCATCCATTTGTGCCATCTGCGGAAATAGCTCATAAGCTGCTTCAAGATATGTTTATTGTAAATGAAGCTTATGTTCAACCGGTCATTTATTAA
- a CDS encoding NAD-dependent succinate-semialdehyde dehydrogenase, whose translation MANKITVTNPATGEILEELSAWPSEEVKKALYKGYAFFPTWASIHAHKRSELLQHWAIQIREHKDELAKLMTKENGKPLKESYGEIEYAASYIDWYAEEAKRIYGRTIPANTESKRILVRKEPVGLVAAITPWNFPAAMMTRKAAPALASGCTFIVKPASETPLTGIRIIELAHKAGIPEDAIQYVVGSGKMIGALFTESNYVRKITFTGSTAVGKNLIKGSANTVKHVTMELGGHAPLIVAKDADIEFAAEQTIISKFRNAGQTCVCANRIIVHEDIVDQFAAAFVQRAKHLTVGNGLHDNIDIGPIINEQGYNKIKEHIDDAKQKGAKVLLGDTFEADHEKGYYFVYPTILNEVTADMTIMHEETFGPVAPITTFTNIEEAVRLANDTPFGLAAYFFTNDYRTGTYLYEHLDYGIVGWNDGGPSAAHAPFGGMKESGLGREGGLEGIEPYLETKYVSIGNLL comes from the coding sequence TTGGCTAACAAAATCACCGTTACAAACCCGGCTACTGGAGAGATACTGGAAGAATTAAGTGCCTGGCCTAGTGAGGAAGTAAAGAAAGCGCTTTATAAGGGGTACGCATTCTTTCCAACTTGGGCAAGCATACATGCACATAAACGGTCAGAATTACTGCAACATTGGGCAATACAAATCAGAGAGCATAAGGATGAACTTGCTAAACTGATGACGAAGGAAAACGGAAAGCCACTAAAGGAATCTTATGGTGAGATAGAATATGCGGCAAGTTATATTGATTGGTATGCAGAAGAAGCAAAGCGAATTTACGGGCGAACAATTCCAGCAAACACCGAATCAAAACGAATCCTCGTTCGTAAAGAGCCTGTTGGTCTAGTAGCTGCTATTACACCTTGGAATTTCCCCGCAGCCATGATGACAAGAAAAGCAGCACCAGCACTAGCTTCTGGGTGTACTTTTATTGTCAAACCTGCTTCTGAAACACCGCTAACAGGCATTCGAATAATTGAATTAGCTCATAAGGCAGGTATCCCAGAAGACGCTATTCAATATGTCGTCGGTTCTGGGAAAATGATTGGCGCATTATTTACAGAAAGTAACTATGTGCGTAAAATTACCTTTACAGGTTCCACTGCTGTAGGGAAAAACTTAATTAAAGGAAGTGCAAACACGGTCAAGCATGTCACCATGGAGCTTGGTGGGCATGCGCCATTGATTGTTGCTAAAGATGCGGATATTGAATTTGCAGCTGAACAAACGATCATCTCAAAATTTCGTAATGCTGGACAAACATGCGTGTGTGCAAACCGAATTATCGTTCACGAAGACATTGTAGATCAGTTTGCAGCAGCTTTTGTACAACGTGCCAAACATTTAACTGTTGGCAATGGACTTCATGATAATATTGATATTGGACCAATCATTAATGAACAAGGCTATAACAAAATTAAAGAACATATTGATGATGCTAAGCAAAAAGGTGCTAAAGTATTGTTAGGAGATACATTTGAAGCAGACCATGAGAAAGGATATTATTTTGTATACCCAACCATACTTAATGAAGTAACAGCGGATATGACAATTATGCATGAGGAAACATTTGGTCCAGTAGCTCCTATAACTACTTTTACAAATATCGAGGAAGCTGTACGCCTTGCTAACGATACGCCATTTGGTTTAGCTGCCTACTTTTTTACAAATGATTACCGTACTGGTACTTATTTGTATGAGCATTTAGATTATGGCATTGTTGGCTGGAACGACGGCGGACCATCTGCCGCTCACGCCCCATTTGGTGGGATGAAGGAGAGTGGGCTTGGTCGTGAAGGTGGACTGGAAGGTATTGAACCTTACTTAGAAACCAAATACGTATCGATTGGAAATCTATTGTAA
- a CDS encoding PTS sugar transporter subunit IIB, with product MKHILLACSAGMSTSLLVSKMKEVAEEKGIDVKIWAVAQDKVTKDIEQADVLLIGPQMRFLKKKLAKLADEVNVHLDVIDPTAYGRIDGEAVLNRALELMEEAN from the coding sequence ATGAAACATATTTTACTTGCGTGTTCAGCAGGAATGTCAACGAGCCTTTTGGTTTCCAAAATGAAAGAAGTAGCAGAAGAAAAGGGGATAGATGTGAAGATTTGGGCAGTTGCTCAAGATAAAGTAACGAAAGATATTGAACAAGCAGACGTGTTATTAATTGGTCCACAAATGCGTTTTTTAAAGAAAAAATTAGCCAAACTCGCGGATGAAGTAAATGTACATCTTGATGTTATTGATCCAACTGCTTATGGAAGAATTGATGGCGAAGCAGTCTTAAATAGAGCACTCGAACTAATGGAAGAAGCTAACTAA